The following proteins are encoded in a genomic region of Aliiroseovarius sp. F47248L:
- a CDS encoding aspartate carbamoyltransferase catalytic subunit yields the protein MTFRQRHLLGIEQLHPEEIKTVLDLADSYVDLNRSTQKRSDALAGLTQINMFFENSTRTQASFEIAGKRLGADVMNMAMQASSIKKGETLIDTALTLNAMHPDLLVVRHPHSGAVNLLAEKVNCAVLNAGDGKHEHPTQALLDALTIRREKGRLHRLTVAICGDIAHSRVARSNLILLGKMENRVRLVGPPTLMPSQIDQFGVEVYDDMEEGLKDADVVMMLRLQRERMDGGFIPSEREYYHRFGLDAEKLAHAKPDAIVMHPGPMNRGVEIDGTIADDINRSVIQEQVEMGVAVRMAAMDLLARNLRAERAAQPEGVYV from the coding sequence ATGACATTCCGCCAACGCCATCTTTTGGGGATCGAACAGCTTCACCCCGAAGAGATTAAAACCGTTCTTGATCTGGCCGACAGCTATGTGGATTTGAACCGTTCCACGCAGAAACGATCTGACGCTCTGGCCGGGCTGACGCAGATCAATATGTTCTTCGAAAACTCCACCCGCACGCAGGCCTCCTTCGAGATTGCTGGCAAGCGTCTGGGTGCGGACGTGATGAACATGGCAATGCAGGCGTCGTCGATCAAGAAAGGCGAGACGTTGATTGATACGGCACTGACACTGAACGCCATGCACCCGGATTTGCTGGTGGTGCGTCACCCCCATTCGGGCGCGGTAAACCTGTTGGCCGAAAAGGTGAACTGCGCGGTTCTGAACGCAGGTGACGGCAAGCACGAACATCCCACGCAGGCGCTGTTGGATGCGTTGACAATCCGGCGCGAGAAGGGGCGGCTGCATCGCCTGACCGTGGCCATATGCGGCGACATCGCCCACAGCCGCGTGGCGCGCTCCAACCTGATCCTGCTGGGCAAGATGGAAAACCGCGTGCGCCTTGTTGGGCCGCCAACGCTGATGCCCTCCCAAATCGACCAGTTCGGGGTCGAGGTCTATGACGACATGGAGGAAGGTCTGAAGGACGCCGATGTTGTCATGATGCTGCGCCTTCAGCGTGAGCGGATGGACGGCGGCTTTATCCCGTCCGAACGTGAATACTATCACCGCTTTGGTCTGGACGCAGAAAAGCTGGCCCATGCCAAGCCCGACGCCATCGTCATGCACCCCGGTCCGATGAACCGGGGGGTCGAGATTGACGGTACCATTGCCGACGACATCAACCGCTCCGTCATTCAGGAACAGGTCGAAATGGGCGTCGCCGTGCGCATGGCCGCGATGGACCTTCTGGCCCGCAACCTGCGTGCCGAACGCGCCGCCCAGCCCGAGGGTGTCTATGTCTGA
- a CDS encoding uracil-DNA glycosylase, with protein MESAQDWHSAKALLEWQIELGAVDAIGDVPVDRYTLEQNLAKHTKASSTEPTPVRPTTPPAVPQHDHVAFAKQAAAAAADLEALRAAIDAFEGCELKRGARNTVFADGNPAARVMVIGEAPGRDEDIAGKPFIGRAGQLLDKMFAAIGMGRDTPLSKDAIYITNVMAWRPPSNRDPSADEIAMMTPFLERHVQLVAPDLLVLMGNTPCQTVLGRKGIMKMRGNWDEAWGKPIMPMTHPAYLLRNPAAKREAWADLLAIQAKLRDLA; from the coding sequence ATGGAATCGGCACAAGACTGGCATAGCGCGAAGGCACTTCTGGAGTGGCAAATTGAACTGGGCGCGGTGGACGCGATCGGGGATGTGCCTGTTGATCGCTATACGCTGGAACAAAACCTTGCGAAACACACAAAAGCCTCATCGACCGAGCCGACACCCGTTAGGCCGACAACACCGCCAGCAGTCCCCCAGCACGACCATGTCGCATTTGCGAAGCAGGCGGCTGCGGCTGCTGCTGATCTGGAGGCGCTGCGGGCCGCAATCGACGCGTTCGAAGGCTGCGAGCTGAAGCGTGGGGCGCGAAACACAGTTTTTGCTGACGGCAACCCTGCCGCCCGGGTCATGGTCATCGGTGAAGCGCCGGGTCGGGACGAGGATATCGCAGGCAAACCCTTCATCGGGCGCGCGGGGCAGCTTCTGGACAAGATGTTTGCCGCCATCGGTATGGGCCGCGACACCCCGCTGTCGAAAGACGCAATCTATATCACCAACGTGATGGCGTGGCGCCCGCCAAGCAACCGCGACCCCAGCGCCGACGAGATCGCGATGATGACGCCGTTTCTGGAACGCCATGTGCAACTCGTCGCGCCCGATCTGCTGGTCTTGATGGGGAACACACCCTGCCAGACCGTGCTGGGGCGCAAGGGCATTATGAAGATGCGCGGAAATTGGGATGAGGCATGGGGCAAGCCCATCATGCCCATGACCCACCCCGCCTATCTTCTGCGCAACCCCGCCGCAAAGCGCGAGGCTTGGGCGGACCTTCTGGCGATACAGGCAAAACTGCGGGATCTGGCGTGA
- a CDS encoding metallophosphoesterase produces MNILAFSDLHLSQPAADRLLEAAKDADLILGVGDFASRCEGLVDYIAQFAGWGRRAVFVPGNNETETELRAALADSDITVLHGDSATIGNVTIVGIGAAIPPLPALPWQSFDLTENEAVEKLSSIKHADILISHSPPKGIADQHTELGSLGSQAVLDAAKRLSPKWLLCGHIHDAWGTRGQIGATQVLNLGPTPNWITLC; encoded by the coding sequence GTGAATATCCTTGCCTTTTCAGACCTGCACCTGAGCCAACCTGCAGCAGACAGGTTGCTCGAGGCCGCAAAGGACGCTGATCTGATCCTGGGTGTGGGAGATTTCGCCAGTCGCTGCGAAGGGTTGGTGGATTACATCGCGCAATTTGCCGGTTGGGGCAGGCGCGCAGTTTTCGTTCCCGGCAACAACGAAACAGAAACCGAATTACGTGCAGCTCTTGCAGACAGCGACATCACGGTGCTGCATGGGGACAGCGCAACCATCGGCAACGTTACCATTGTTGGCATTGGGGCGGCAATCCCGCCCTTGCCGGCGTTACCTTGGCAATCGTTCGACCTTACGGAAAACGAAGCAGTTGAAAAGCTGTCGTCAATCAAGCACGCCGATATTCTCATCTCGCACTCTCCGCCCAAAGGCATCGCCGATCAACACACAGAACTGGGGTCGCTAGGATCACAGGCGGTGCTTGATGCGGCGAAACGCCTGTCGCCAAAATGGCTACTTTGCGGTCACATTCACGATGCCTGGGGCACACGCGGACAGATTGGGGCTACACAGGTCTTGAACTTGGGTCCGACGCCCAACTGGATCACACTCTGCTAG
- the moaB gene encoding molybdenum cofactor biosynthesis protein B, which yields MSHITPQAAATRDFIPVRIAILTVSDSRQMHEDRSGDTLVARLEQAGHILADRKLCPDERDQIADQLRAWSLDPDIDVVITTGGTGLTGRDVTVEAHRDVYEKEVEAFGTVFTIISMNKIGTSAVQSRATGGVANGTYLFALPGSPGACKDAWDDILVHQLDYRHMPCNFVEIFPRLDEHKRRK from the coding sequence ATGTCCCATATCACACCTCAAGCCGCTGCCACCCGTGACTTCATCCCGGTTCGCATCGCCATTTTGACAGTTTCGGACAGCCGCCAGATGCACGAAGACCGATCTGGCGACACGCTGGTTGCGCGGTTGGAACAAGCCGGTCACATCTTGGCCGACCGCAAGCTTTGCCCCGATGAACGTGATCAGATTGCGGATCAACTGCGCGCCTGGTCTTTGGATCCTGACATTGATGTGGTCATCACGACTGGCGGAACTGGTCTAACCGGACGTGACGTGACCGTCGAAGCGCATCGCGATGTATACGAGAAGGAAGTCGAGGCATTTGGCACGGTTTTCACCATCATCTCGATGAACAAGATCGGCACATCGGCCGTGCAAAGCCGCGCAACGGGTGGTGTTGCGAACGGCACCTATCTGTTTGCCCTGCCCGGCAGCCCGGGTGCTTGCAAGGATGCGTGGGACGATATTCTGGTGCATCAACTGGACTATCGCCACATGCCGTGCAACTTCGTCGAAATTTTTCCGCGTTTGGACGAACACAAGCGACGGAAATGA
- a CDS encoding HlyD family efflux transporter periplasmic adaptor subunit yields the protein MRFIGRSLTGLFLLALTIGLLAMAVSMVNSAFKTRAERDSAEPSASERVFSANVMTVTAQTLTPVLIAYGDLSSRRALDVRALTGGTVTEIAANFVTGGAVREGDQLLRIDPTDFEFSLELAKTDVSQAEAELRDALAALELARDDLDNATRQADLREAALTRQRDLVERRVGTEAAVETAALAASAAQQAVLGKRQSVITAQARVSTAEAALRRSEIQLDEAERRLEETQITAEISGILTDVSVLRGGVVTANEKIGRIIDPTALEVRFRVSAAQYARLLGPDGRLTNTDITVQLAAAGLNLTATGRIDRESADVGEGQTGRQIFATLEPSPGMRPGDFVTVSAAEPALQETVLLPASALSAQDEVLVLGPEDRLSSAKVELLRRQDNNVIVRATALEGKEIVTERTPALGAGIRIRPVRPGESVAPEPQAEMVTLAPERVAVLRTFVESNSRMPEEARERILAQLDTGTLPADTLARLEQRMGN from the coding sequence ATGCGATTTATAGGCCGCAGCCTGACCGGGTTGTTCCTACTGGCGTTAACCATCGGCTTGCTGGCAATGGCCGTCAGCATGGTCAACTCGGCTTTCAAAACACGAGCTGAACGCGACAGCGCAGAACCCAGCGCCAGCGAACGAGTATTTTCTGCCAATGTCATGACTGTCACCGCGCAAACCCTCACCCCTGTACTGATCGCCTATGGCGATCTGTCATCGAGACGAGCACTGGATGTGCGCGCCTTGACCGGCGGCACTGTCACCGAAATTGCAGCGAATTTTGTAACCGGTGGCGCGGTGCGCGAGGGCGATCAGCTTTTGCGTATTGATCCGACAGACTTCGAATTTTCACTGGAACTGGCAAAAACTGACGTTTCTCAGGCCGAGGCCGAATTGCGGGATGCGCTTGCAGCGCTGGAACTGGCCCGCGACGATCTGGATAATGCCACCCGGCAGGCCGACTTACGCGAAGCTGCTCTGACCCGACAGCGCGATCTTGTTGAACGCCGAGTGGGAACCGAGGCAGCGGTCGAAACGGCTGCGCTAGCCGCTTCGGCGGCGCAACAGGCAGTGCTGGGCAAACGGCAATCTGTAATCACCGCGCAAGCCCGCGTCTCGACTGCAGAAGCTGCCCTGCGGCGCAGTGAAATCCAACTGGACGAAGCTGAACGTCGCCTTGAAGAAACACAGATCACGGCTGAAATCAGCGGCATTCTGACAGATGTCTCCGTGCTGCGCGGTGGGGTTGTTACGGCGAACGAAAAGATCGGACGTATCATTGATCCGACCGCGCTTGAGGTTCGGTTTCGCGTGTCAGCAGCCCAGTATGCAAGGCTTCTTGGCCCTGATGGTCGACTGACCAACACCGACATCACGGTCCAACTGGCCGCTGCTGGTCTTAACCTGACAGCAACCGGACGGATCGACCGTGAAAGTGCCGATGTGGGCGAAGGTCAGACTGGACGCCAGATTTTTGCCACGCTGGAACCCTCACCCGGTATGCGACCGGGTGATTTCGTCACGGTCAGTGCGGCTGAACCGGCCCTGCAGGAAACTGTTCTGTTGCCCGCATCCGCGCTAAGCGCCCAAGACGAAGTTTTGGTGTTGGGGCCGGAGGACCGTCTGAGCAGCGCCAAGGTCGAGCTTTTGCGTCGCCAAGACAACAACGTCATCGTGCGTGCGACTGCACTGGAAGGCAAAGAGATCGTGACCGAGCGCACCCCCGCGCTGGGCGCCGGTATTCGTATCCGCCCGGTCCGCCCCGGTGAAAGCGTTGCGCCCGAACCTCAGGCCGAGATGGTCACCCTTGCCCCCGAGCGGGTCGCGGTTCTGCGCACGTTTGTTGAAAGCAATAGCCGCATGCCGGAAGAGGCTCGCGAACGCATTCTGGCCCAACTTGATACCGGCACCCTGCCCGCAGACACGCTCGCGCGGCTGGAACAAAGGATGGGGAACTAG
- a CDS encoding efflux RND transporter permease subunit has product MGRGLNLLSYFTRHATVANLLLLVLIALGLFAYPRMRAQFFPDVVIESVSVQTSWRGAGAEDVDEAIVQVMEPALLTVEGVESVSSRSFEGSASITLEFEPGWDVARAADDVQTAVDELSDLPEDADTPQVRRGAWRDSVTDVVISGPVGIEQLGRFADEMIIRLFERGVTRTGIRGFEAPRTIVEVTSLSLIENDVTMAQIAEAIAGEATAAPAGDVASGAARVRTGIAKRSADQIEAIVLRSNPDGSKLTVGDVAQVNVEGVDRNRSYFVGSDAAIALNVSRSAQGDAIRMQEIVEEVRAELLPTLPDGVKISLVRTRSDLITARINILMKNGLQGLALVLLLLFLFLNARTALWVAAGIPVAMTSAIFLMYMSGLTLNMISLFALIITLGIVVDDAIVVGEHADFRARRLGEGPVKAAENAAKRMFPPVFSATLTTVIAFFGLTAIGGRFGDMIADIPFTVIVVLAASLIECFLILPHHMAHALTHTAKEHWYDWPSRQVNKGFRFVRDKAFRPVMGWVIKARYPVIAMTLLILASQASIFIRGDLAFRFFNAPERSSVTGNFAMVSGATRDDTLEMMGLVQNAVEKTAAEFEEKHGRNPVVHALAQIGGNAGRGLSGVDGKDNDLLGSVSVELIDADLRPYSAFAFVGALQDAVDNHPLLEVLSFRGNRYGPGGDSLDVELYGATSDQLKAASEAFITRMSAFPEVSALEDSLSYDKEELILDLTAQGQALGFTIDGLGRVLRNRLNGIEAASYPDGTRSAEIRVQLPESEQTSDFLERTQLRTDSGTYVNLADLVSVRSRTGFASVQRENGIRLVKVTGDIDENNAARAEEIQRTTETEILPQLAEEFGIAFQLGGLAEQQQEFLSDAKSGLILVLLGIFLTLAWIFSSWTRPLVVMAIIPFGLVGAIFGHVQWEVPLSMFSVVGLIGMTGIIINDSIVLVTTIDEYARERGLVPAIIDGAADRLRPVMLTTMTTVLGLGPLLYETSRQAQFLKPTVITLTYGLGFGMVLVLLVVPALVAIQADMGRMVHALKRVWRGRGREGLKPAILLVAGVALSMLAAFVLAVGLWGLTTQSIAVFVAISAGIAVLGYLAGAVAMRGRRA; this is encoded by the coding sequence ATGGGACGCGGTCTGAACCTTCTGTCCTATTTCACGCGCCACGCCACGGTGGCGAACCTTCTGCTGCTGGTACTGATCGCCCTCGGCCTGTTCGCCTACCCTAGGATGCGCGCGCAGTTCTTTCCCGATGTGGTGATCGAAAGCGTGTCGGTCCAGACATCGTGGCGGGGCGCAGGGGCTGAAGATGTGGACGAGGCAATTGTGCAGGTCATGGAACCTGCCTTGCTGACGGTCGAAGGTGTGGAAAGTGTCAGCTCGCGTTCCTTCGAAGGCAGCGCTAGCATCACGTTGGAGTTCGAACCTGGCTGGGACGTTGCCCGCGCCGCAGATGACGTGCAAACGGCGGTGGATGAGCTATCCGACTTGCCAGAGGATGCCGACACCCCGCAGGTCAGGCGGGGGGCTTGGCGCGACAGCGTGACCGATGTTGTCATTTCTGGTCCTGTCGGAATTGAACAGCTTGGTCGTTTCGCCGACGAAATGATTATCCGCCTGTTCGAACGCGGCGTGACGCGCACGGGTATACGTGGATTTGAAGCACCGCGAACAATTGTCGAGGTGACCTCGCTGTCATTGATCGAAAACGATGTCACCATGGCTCAGATCGCCGAGGCCATCGCAGGCGAGGCAACCGCTGCGCCGGCAGGTGATGTCGCGTCAGGTGCGGCCCGAGTTCGCACGGGGATTGCCAAACGCAGCGCCGATCAGATTGAAGCAATTGTTCTGCGCTCCAATCCCGACGGATCGAAACTAACCGTCGGCGATGTGGCACAGGTGAATGTGGAAGGGGTCGACCGCAACCGATCTTATTTCGTGGGCAGCGATGCCGCGATTGCTTTGAACGTGTCCCGTTCAGCGCAAGGCGACGCCATCCGCATGCAGGAAATCGTCGAAGAGGTCCGCGCCGAGCTTTTGCCCACCCTACCCGACGGGGTGAAGATATCGCTGGTGCGCACTCGCTCCGACCTGATTACGGCGCGGATCAACATCCTGATGAAAAACGGTTTGCAGGGCTTGGCCCTAGTACTTTTACTGTTGTTCCTGTTTCTGAATGCTCGCACCGCACTTTGGGTCGCCGCAGGTATACCCGTCGCGATGACTTCAGCGATTTTTCTAATGTATATGTCGGGGCTAACGCTGAACATGATCTCGCTGTTTGCGTTGATCATCACGCTTGGGATCGTGGTCGATGATGCGATCGTCGTGGGAGAACATGCCGACTTCCGCGCCCGCAGGCTGGGGGAAGGTCCGGTTAAGGCCGCCGAGAATGCCGCCAAGCGTATGTTCCCACCCGTCTTTTCGGCCACACTCACTACGGTGATTGCGTTCTTTGGCCTGACCGCCATCGGTGGACGGTTCGGCGATATGATCGCAGATATTCCCTTCACCGTGATCGTGGTGCTGGCGGCGTCACTGATCGAATGCTTCCTGATCCTACCGCACCACATGGCACACGCCTTGACCCACACCGCGAAGGAACACTGGTATGACTGGCCGTCGCGGCAGGTGAACAAAGGGTTCCGCTTTGTCCGCGATAAAGCGTTCCGACCCGTGATGGGATGGGTGATCAAAGCCCGCTATCCGGTCATTGCAATGACGCTTTTGATCCTGGCCAGTCAGGCGTCGATTTTCATCCGCGGTGACCTGGCATTCCGTTTTTTCAATGCGCCCGAACGGTCTTCCGTCACAGGCAACTTCGCGATGGTATCGGGCGCGACACGCGACGACACATTAGAGATGATGGGTCTGGTGCAAAATGCCGTGGAAAAGACGGCCGCCGAATTTGAAGAAAAGCATGGTCGTAATCCGGTGGTGCACGCTCTGGCCCAGATAGGTGGCAATGCCGGTCGCGGCCTATCGGGTGTGGACGGAAAGGACAATGATCTTCTTGGCTCGGTATCAGTCGAACTGATCGATGCGGACCTACGCCCCTACAGCGCGTTCGCCTTCGTTGGCGCCTTGCAAGACGCCGTTGACAACCACCCGTTGCTTGAAGTTCTGTCGTTCCGTGGCAACCGCTATGGCCCTGGTGGCGACAGTTTGGATGTGGAGCTTTACGGGGCCACATCCGATCAGTTGAAAGCCGCGTCCGAAGCGTTCATCACCCGCATGTCCGCCTTTCCCGAAGTGTCTGCGCTTGAGGACAGCCTGTCCTATGACAAGGAAGAGCTGATCCTTGACCTGACCGCGCAAGGGCAGGCGCTTGGTTTTACCATCGACGGGTTGGGGCGCGTTCTGCGCAACCGCCTGAACGGGATCGAGGCGGCCAGCTATCCTGATGGAACGCGGTCAGCCGAGATACGCGTGCAACTGCCTGAATCCGAGCAGACATCGGACTTTCTGGAACGCACCCAACTGCGCACTGACAGCGGCACATATGTGAACCTTGCCGATCTTGTTTCGGTTCGGTCACGCACCGGCTTTGCCAGCGTGCAGCGTGAGAACGGCATCCGACTGGTCAAAGTCACGGGCGATATCGACGAAAACAACGCGGCTCGAGCCGAGGAAATTCAACGCACCACCGAAACAGAGATCCTGCCGCAACTGGCCGAGGAATTCGGCATCGCCTTCCAACTGGGCGGCTTGGCCGAGCAACAACAGGAATTCCTGTCCGACGCAAAATCCGGTCTGATCCTCGTCCTTTTGGGCATTTTCCTGACGCTGGCATGGATATTCTCAAGCTGGACGCGACCGCTGGTGGTCATGGCGATCATCCCCTTCGGTCTGGTCGGTGCCATTTTTGGTCACGTTCAGTGGGAAGTGCCATTGTCCATGTTCTCGGTGGTCGGCTTGATCGGTATGACCGGGATCATCATCAACGATTCCATCGTTCTGGTCACGACCATCGACGAATACGCGCGTGAACGCGGATTGGTGCCCGCCATCATTGACGGGGCGGCAGACCGACTGCGGCCGGTGATGCTGACGACGATGACGACGGTGCTGGGGCTTGGACCGTTGCTATATGAGACCTCGCGACAGGCGCAGTTTTTGAAACCTACGGTTATCACCCTGACCTATGGGCTGGGCTTCGGCATGGTGCTTGTGCTGCTTGTCGTGCCCGCGCTGGTGGCTATCCAAGCGGATATGGGTCGCATGGTTCATGCGCTGAAACGGGTCTGGCGGGGACGTGGGCGCGAAGGATTGAAACCTGCCATCCTGCTGGTTGCTGGCGTAGCGCTATCAATGCTGGCAGCATTTGTCCTTGCGGTTGGCCTTTGGGGGCTGACCACGCAAAGCATCGCAGTCTTCGTGGCAATCAGTGCAGGTATAGCGGTTCTTGGCTATCTGGCTGGAGCAGTCGCAATGCGCGGGCGCCGGGCTTAA
- the greA gene encoding transcription elongation factor GreA yields MDKIPLTRAGHTALNDELKLLKSEERPAIIRAIAEAREHGDLSENAEYHSAREKQSFIEGRIKELEGVLSLAEVIDPATLSGAVKFSATVTIVDEDTDEEKTYQIVGEPEADIENGKLNIKSPLARGLIGKEEGDSVEVRTPGGEKAYEILKIEWI; encoded by the coding sequence ATGGATAAGATACCGCTGACGCGCGCGGGTCACACTGCGCTGAACGACGAACTGAAACTACTCAAGTCCGAGGAACGCCCGGCGATCATCCGCGCGATTGCCGAAGCACGCGAGCATGGCGATCTGTCCGAAAACGCTGAATACCATTCCGCCCGCGAAAAGCAGAGCTTTATTGAAGGCCGGATCAAGGAACTGGAAGGTGTTTTGTCGCTGGCCGAAGTGATCGACCCAGCCACCTTGTCTGGGGCGGTGAAATTTTCCGCCACGGTCACGATCGTCGATGAAGATACGGATGAAGAAAAGACCTATCAGATCGTTGGCGAGCCGGAAGCCGATATCGAGAACGGCAAGCTGAACATCAAGTCGCCTCTGGCACGTGGGTTGATTGGCAAGGAAGAAGGCGACAGCGTTGAAGTGCGCACACCGGGCGGTGAAAAGGCCTACGAGATCCTGAAGATCGAATGGATCTGA
- a CDS encoding electron transfer flavoprotein-ubiquinone oxidoreductase, translating into MSDIERESMEYDVVIVGAGPAGLSAAIRLKQQNADLNVVVLEKGSEVGAHILSGAVLDTCGLDKLIPDWKNKGAPINVPVKKDNFLVLGPAGHMRVPNWPMPPLMNNHGKYIVSMANVCRWMAEQAEELGVEIFPGMACSDLVFGDKGEVKGVIAGVFGLEEDGSYGPNTEPGMELHGKYVFISEGVRGSLAKEIIAKYDLQAGRDAPKFGLGMKEIWEIDPEKHREGTVTHTMGWPLGKNAGGGSFIYHLENNQVFVGFVVHLNYKNPHLYPYMEFQRFKHHPEIAKLLEGGKRVAYGARAISEGGYQSMPKASFPGGALLGCSVGLVNVPRIKGNHNAMLSGIAAADAAVKAIAAGRSGDELADYEEELRTGDVAKDLKKVRNVKPLWSKFGLTASLMLGGFDMWVQSLLGFSPFGTVKHGKNDAQATGKAADYPVIDYPKPDGKLSFDRLTNVSFSATNHEESQPCHLKLIDPSVPIGVNLPEYAEPAQRYCPAGVYEVVEEDGKDPRFVINFQNCVHCKTCDIKDPSQNITWTVPQGGDGPNYPNM; encoded by the coding sequence ATGAGCGACATAGAACGCGAGAGCATGGAATACGATGTGGTCATCGTGGGCGCAGGCCCGGCTGGCCTATCTGCTGCGATCCGCCTGAAGCAACAGAACGCCGACTTGAACGTCGTGGTTCTGGAAAAAGGGTCCGAGGTGGGCGCGCATATCCTGTCCGGCGCCGTGCTGGACACCTGCGGTCTGGACAAGTTGATCCCTGACTGGAAAAACAAGGGCGCACCGATCAACGTGCCGGTAAAGAAAGACAACTTCCTTGTGCTTGGCCCGGCGGGCCACATGCGCGTGCCCAACTGGCCAATGCCGCCGTTGATGAACAACCACGGCAAATACATCGTCTCGATGGCGAATGTCTGCCGCTGGATGGCTGAACAAGCCGAGGAGCTGGGCGTTGAAATTTTTCCCGGCATGGCCTGTTCCGATCTGGTTTTTGGCGACAAAGGAGAGGTCAAAGGCGTGATCGCCGGAGTCTTCGGGTTGGAAGAAGACGGCAGCTATGGCCCGAACACCGAGCCTGGGATGGAACTGCACGGGAAATACGTCTTCATCTCGGAAGGGGTGCGTGGGTCGCTGGCGAAAGAGATCATCGCCAAATACGACCTGCAAGCCGGACGCGACGCGCCAAAATTCGGCCTTGGCATGAAAGAAATCTGGGAAATCGACCCTGAGAAGCACCGCGAAGGCACCGTGACCCACACGATGGGCTGGCCCTTGGGCAAGAACGCAGGTGGCGGATCCTTCATCTATCACCTTGAGAACAATCAGGTGTTTGTGGGCTTCGTGGTTCACCTGAACTACAAAAACCCGCACTTGTATCCCTATATGGAATTCCAGCGCTTCAAGCATCACCCTGAGATCGCGAAGCTGCTTGAGGGCGGCAAACGCGTGGCCTATGGCGCGCGGGCCATTTCCGAAGGCGGGTATCAGTCGATGCCGAAAGCCTCGTTCCCCGGCGGGGCACTGTTGGGCTGTTCAGTCGGGCTGGTGAACGTGCCGCGCATCAAGGGTAACCACAACGCCATGCTGTCAGGTATTGCCGCCGCAGATGCCGCGGTAAAAGCCATCGCGGCGGGTCGTTCGGGCGATGAGCTTGCCGATTACGAAGAAGAACTGCGCACCGGCGATGTTGCCAAAGACCTGAAAAAAGTGCGCAACGTGAAACCGCTTTGGTCGAAGTTTGGCCTGACTGCTTCGCTGATGCTGGGCGGATTTGACATGTGGGTTCAATCCCTCCTTGGCTTTTCGCCCTTTGGCACGGTCAAGCACGGGAAGAACGATGCGCAGGCCACCGGCAAAGCAGCAGATTACCCGGTCATCGACTATCCGAAACCCGATGGAAAACTGTCCTTTGATCGCCTGACCAACGTGTCATTCTCGGCGACTAACCACGAAGAAAGCCAGCCCTGCCACCTGAAACTGATCGACCCCAGCGTGCCGATCGGTGTAAACCTGCCAGAATACGCAGAACCTGCGCAACGCTATTGCCCGGCTGGCGTTTACGAAGTGGTCGAGGAAGACGGCAAAGACCCGCGCTTTGTCATCAACTTCCAGAACTGCGTGCATTGTAAAACCTGCGACATCAAGGACCCCAGCCAGAACATTACCTGGACGGTCCCGCAGGGGGGTGATGGGCCGAACTATCCGAACATGTGA